A single window of Fundulus heteroclitus isolate FHET01 unplaced genomic scaffold, MU-UCD_Fhet_4.1 scaffold_83, whole genome shotgun sequence DNA harbors:
- the LOC118562208 gene encoding protein IQ-DOMAIN 14-like, which yields MKWSGSRPEGLDLYQEIFVLRSDNSVFTPSLPQMATVDEDSPVVNLPASPPLSQDLPCGHGDPTPPMEQALESQRESASAPPSPPADTQALESQRESASAPPSPPADTQALESQRESASAPPSPPADTLPDDESGADENDGWIRFGFIKAVKTVLYRLLTAAIRQYMHEMCYGSVNNRPSQKGHGRLKLLENELYEHNYYGILRVLYNERFMDAVQQFLAARNIHHDNEAVNAVIQAYLYELTMVKRVFNTIYGGYDRLVEENCELKEQLDAITDYWRGS from the exons ATGAAGTGGTCCGGATCTCGCCCTGAAGGCCTCGACCTATACCAAGAGATCtttgttttaaggagtgacaatTCCGTGTTTACTCCCTCGCTACCTCAGATGGCGACCGTGGATGAAGATTCACCAGTGGTGAATCTTCCTGCCTCCCCGCCGCTTTCCCAAGACCTGCCCTGTGGCCACGGAGATCCGACACCCCCGATGGAGCAAGCCCTTGAGAGTCAGAG GGAATCGGCCTCGGCACCCCCGTCGCCACCTGCGGACACGCAAGCCCTTGAGAGTCAGAGGGAATCGGCCTCGGCACCCCCGTCGCCACCTGCGGACACGCAAGCCCTTGAGAGTCAGAGGGAATCGGCCTCGGCACCCCCGTCGCCACCTGCGGACACCCTGCCAGACGATGAGAGCGGCGCAGATGAAAACGATGGGTGGATTCGCTTCGGTTTCATCAAAGCGGTGAAAACTGTGCTGTATCGCCTTTTGACCGCTGCGATCAGACAATACATGCACGAAATGTGTTACGGAAGCGTTAATAACCGTCCTAGTCAAAAAGGGCATGGACGCTTGAAGCTGCTTGAGAACGAGCTCTACGAACATAACTACTATGGTATATTGCGAGTACTTTATAACGAACGTTTCATGGATGCAGTTCAACAGTTTCTAGCCGCTCGCAACATCCATCATGACAACGAGGCTGTTAATGCTGTCATACAAGCGTATCTGTATGAATTAACGATGGTGAAGCgtgtatttaatacaatatatgGCGGGTATGATCGGCTGGTTGAAGAAAACTGTGAACTAAAAGAACAGCTTGATGCCATCACAGACTACTGGCGAGGGTCTTGA